The following proteins are encoded in a genomic region of Cryomorphaceae bacterium:
- a CDS encoding lipid A biosynthesis acyltransferase: MNRILYYLVLLPVSKLPFGVLYGVSNVIGFLLYHVIRYRRNVVRNNLVNAFPDKPLSEIIAIEKKFYLHLSDLLVEAIKMFSITEAEISKRFVGRNMEELDRLLSLNKDVILTGGHLNSWEYLALYGNALTKFRMGGVYKSLSNPFFEKKMREAREKFGVLLIPTEQAFHFFEQPRDERVVMIFATDQSPRKPEKAYWTTFLNQETGVQPGAEIFARKYKLPVVYGALYKDRRGYYSIGIEHICDHPDELPERNAIMEKATRLLEARILENPEYWLWSHKRWKHKKPENV, translated from the coding sequence ATGAACAGGATTCTTTATTATCTCGTACTTCTGCCCGTTTCCAAACTTCCCTTTGGGGTACTGTACGGGGTTTCGAACGTGATTGGGTTCCTGCTTTACCATGTGATCCGCTACCGCAGAAATGTGGTCCGAAACAATCTGGTGAACGCATTTCCCGATAAGCCGTTGAGTGAAATCATCGCCATCGAGAAGAAATTCTACCTGCACTTGTCAGATTTGCTGGTTGAAGCCATCAAAATGTTTTCCATCACCGAGGCCGAAATCTCCAAACGTTTTGTAGGCCGGAATATGGAAGAACTCGACCGGCTTTTGAGCCTCAACAAAGATGTAATACTCACCGGCGGTCATCTCAATAGTTGGGAGTACCTTGCTCTTTACGGAAATGCTTTGACGAAATTCAGAATGGGTGGTGTGTACAAATCGCTTTCCAACCCGTTTTTCGAAAAAAAGATGCGAGAGGCACGCGAGAAATTTGGTGTTCTGCTTATTCCAACCGAACAGGCTTTTCATTTCTTTGAGCAGCCGCGCGACGAGCGGGTGGTGATGATTTTTGCCACGGATCAGTCGCCACGAAAACCTGAAAAGGCCTATTGGACCACTTTCCTCAACCAGGAAACAGGCGTACAGCCGGGTGCAGAAATTTTTGCCCGGAAATACAAATTGCCCGTGGTTTACGGCGCGCTCTACAAAGACCGCCGTGGATATTACTCTATTGGCATAGAACATATCTGCGATCACCCGGACGAGCTTCCCGAGCGAAACGCCATCATGGAGAAAGCCACCCGATTACTCGAAGCCCGTATTCTGGAAAACCCGGAGTACTGGCTTTGGTCGCACAAGCGCTGGAAACACAAAAAACCCGAAAATGTCTGA
- a CDS encoding T9SS C-terminal target domain-containing protein: ECDYTITRIWTATDDCGNTATTMQVITVQPGEESDAAPFDAVDVTNGDILLTAFPNPMVSEANVRFAIPYESRVRIEIYNLEGKMMEGLFEGRVPAEQEYLLPLNVSSFNQGMYLCKLVTERETKVEKLIIVR, encoded by the coding sequence CGAGTGTGACTACACCATTACGCGCATCTGGACTGCTACCGATGATTGTGGAAACACCGCTACCACCATGCAGGTAATTACTGTACAGCCGGGTGAGGAGAGCGATGCAGCACCGTTTGATGCTGTTGACGTAACCAACGGCGACATTCTGCTCACAGCATTCCCCAATCCTATGGTAAGTGAAGCCAACGTTCGATTTGCCATTCCTTACGAGAGCCGCGTGCGCATCGAGATCTACAACCTCGAAGGCAAAATGATGGAAGGTCTCTTTGAAGGACGTGTTCCTGCTGAGCAGGAGTACCTGCTACCTCTGAACGTATCCAGCTTTAACCAGGGTATGTACCTCTGCAAACTGGTAACCGAACGCGAAACAAAAGTTGAAAAACTGATCATCGTTCGATAG